GATTTAGAAACAGCCGCCCGTTATTGGGGTCAATCACAAAAGGTGCTGTCTTTGTGGTCGATGGGTGTGAACCAATCAAGTGAAGGGACAGCCAAGGTTAGAACTATTATTAACCTGCACCTAATGACAGGACAAATCGGTAAACCAGGGGCGGGGCCGTTTTCGCTAACAGGTCAACCGAATGCGATGGGAGGTCGAGAAGCCGGAGGTTTAGCGCATTTATTACCTGGTTATCGCTTGGTGAAAAATGACCAGCATCGCGCCGAAGTGGAAGATTTTTGGGGACTGAAGCGGGGACAAATCTCCCCTACTCCTGGTTTGACTGCTTGGGATATGATTACCGGCTTGGAAACTGGTGATGTAGGTGTATTGTGGATTGCCGCTACTAACCCAGCTGTAAGTATGCCAGATTTGGAACGGACAAAGAAAGCCTTATTGCGATCGCCTTTCACAATTTACCAAGACGCATACTATCCCACAGAAACCGCCGCGTATGCTCATGTACTTTTACCTGCTGCCCAGTGGGGTGAAAAAACTGGCATAATGACCAATTCCGAACGCCGAGTCACTCTGTGTCAAGCATTCCGCCAACCGCCAAGAGAAGCCAAAGCCGACTGGGAAATTTTCGCGGAAGTGGGACGAAGGTTAGGTTTTGCCGATAAGTTTAACTTTGCTAATTCTGCCGAAGTTTACGCCGAGTTTGTTCAACTCACGAAAAATCGCCCTTGCGATATGTCGGGTCTTAGCCATGAACAATTACAGAAACAAGGGCCAACGCACTGGCCACATCCAAAAGTGGGGAGTAATGAATTTCCCTATTCTCCGCTTCCTAATGCCTCAAAACGCCTGTACACAGATTTACGCTTTCACACCCCTGATGGACGGGCGCGGTTCGGCGCATATTACTCTAAAGGTTTAGCTGAACCACCAGACCCCGATTATCCTTTTGTGTTAACCACAGGAAGGCTTTACGGACATTGGCATACGCAAACGCGTACTGGCCGCATCGAAAAAATTCGCTCGATGCACCCCGAACCGTTTATTGAAATTCATCCCCGCGATGCGGCTAGGTTAGGAATTAGCGAGAACCAAGTAATTGAAGTACGATCGCGGCGTGGTCAAGCTCATTTTCCTGCAAAAGTGACTAAGGCGATCGCACCTGGTACTGTATTTGTCCCCATGCACTGGGGCGCACTGTGGGCAAATGATGCTGAAGCTAACGCCCTCACCCATCCCGAATCTTGTCCAGATTCTCTGCAACCAGAATTAAAAGCTTGTGCAGTCCAACTAGTGCCAATTTCTATAGAAGTTACAAGCAAAAATTATCAACTCCAGTCGTCGCAATGGTGATCTGCTTGGTATATCCTTAAACAAGAAATTGGTAATTAAGAATTATACTTAGTAATTCAATCAATAGACATTAGTCAATGATGATAATTTGAAACACTCATCATTACCAATTTATTGTTGAACTAAAACCAGGATGCACCAGATGAAAAAATTATTCAAAAACATCTTCGGAGTATTTACCGATGAAGGCTTCATGCACGTTATCGAAAACGTCGAGGTTATAGTTTCTAAGGTTTTATCTGTGTTAATGGTGCTAGTAATATTAGTAGCGATCGGAGATTTAGGTGCTTTTTTGATTAAAGAGTTATTTGATACTCCTTATGGAAAATTCAATACAACATTATTTAAAATATTTGGCTTGTTCTTAAATATTCTAATTGCTTTAGAAATCCTCGAAAATATCACAGCTTACCTACGCAAACACGTATTCCAAGTAGAATTAGTTATTGTAACTTCTTTAATTGCTGTCGCTCGTAAAATCATTATTCTTGACTTAGAAAAAGTCACAGGAATTGATATAATCGGCTTAGGTATAGCAATTTTAGCTTTATCTATCAGCTATTTAATAATTCGTTCTAGTAATTCCCATAAATCCCACTAACTTCTATCTCATAAATGAGATGTTTATATTTTAATAAATGTTTTTATAATATTATAAATAGTGATTTGTGTTCACTATAGGACTCATATTTGATTTCTCAAAAAACCTCAGTACACTTTTCTTCCTTCTTATCTGTTTCCTTTTCCCTGTTAAGAGTTCCCTTCCTACGCAAATTATTGCAGGAATCAAAGCGGATTCCTATAGTATGTTTTAAAATTACCTAAAGTATGACAACCTTTTTTGAATTTGAAGCAGATTTTGTCACTTCTCTGCGTTGTATACCTATGCAGGTGAGATATAAATTAGATACTTGTGGTATCAAACTCAAGCTATCAGATTGGTTGCAGATGACTCAAGATGAGCGTGAAGCTTTATTTGAACTGCCTTGCACCACACAAACAGAAATTGAAACTTATAAAGAATATCTCCAGCAACTAATTTTAGAAAGGACAGGTACACCTGTGGCACAACTACCTGTAGATCCTTATCCTGTGTGGATGGACTCTAGTAATTTGCCAGTTACTTTGCAAGAAAAAGCCCAAGAACTAGGCGTAAACTTAACCTTAGAACAATGGGCGGCTTTAACTCCCCTACAGCGATTTGCATTGATTAAACTCAGCCGTCCCAGCCACGAAAATAAAAATTTTCCTAATGCCATAGCAGAATTTCATTTGCTTTAATTTTAGTCAATGGTCAATATTCAAGCTTCAATAGACTATTGATCCAAAACTAAAAACTGAGGATAACAACATGGCAGCTAAGAAAATCTTAATGCTTGTGGGCGATTTTGTGGAAGATTATGAAGTGATGGTTCCTTTCCAAGCTTTGCAAATGGTAGGACACACTGTTCATGCTGTTTGTCCCAACAAAAAAGCAGGTGATAAGGTAAGAACCGCTATTCACGATTTTGAAGGAGACCAAACCTATAGTGAAAAACCTGGTCACAACTTTACTTTGAATGCGACTTTTACCGAGGTAGATGTTAACACATACGATGCGCTTGTAATACCCGGAGGCCGCGCACCAGAATACATACGCTTAAATCAACAGGTGCTAGAAATTACTCGTCACTTTGCTCAAACAAATAAACCTATTGCGGCCATTTGTCATGGCTTGCAGTTATTAGCTGCTGCTGATGTACTGCAAGGTAAAAGTTGTACAGCCTATCCAGCTTGTAGTCCAGATGTGCGTGCTGCTGGTGGTATTTATGTACAAATCCCAGTTGATGAAGCCGTAGTAGATGGAAATCTCGTAACAGCACCAGCTTGGCCTGCACATTCTCGTTGGTTAGCAGAATTTCTGAAAGTACTGGGTACTGAGGTCGAACATCCAGAAGTGGCAAAAGTTTAAGAATGAAAGCAAAAATTAGTTAAGCCTTATACTTTAAAAAGTATAAGGTTTCTTATTCTTTTTTTGGATAGCTAATTTTATATTTTCTCCATCACTCAAGATGTGGCAAATACTACTAAAAATTCCAGAAATTACCGTACATTTTTTGCCTGTAGGCTTTTCAAAACATCATATTTATGTATTACGAAAAATATTTCTTAGCAAATAGGCACATAAGACACTCCAATTAGCCATAATGCTTGTCAATATTGAGTTAGATAATTTTAAATTTTGTATGAGAAAATTTTGAATTTGTTAGCAGAGACTAAAGCTATAGTGGATTTAGCAATTCTGCTGTTGGTATGGCTAAGGTTCAGTCATCCTGCCAGAATATTTGATGAATTAGTTTGGGAAGACACTCTAACTCGATGACAGGCAAAAACGCAAGACATAACGCTTTTCTGCGGCTGGTGTCTGGTAATACAGCAGCTTTTGGTTCAGAATCTCGTTACGCACTACATGCAAGTAAAGAGATGGTAATTGGACGTGACCCCAGCTGTCAGATTGTCTTGGATGCCATGACATATCGAATGGTATCTCGTCGTCATGCTGCGGTTCGTCCTCTATCTTCGTCTCCAGATAATAAATTTACTTGGGTAATTTGTGATTTAAATAGTGCGAATGGTACTTATCTCAATGGTGAACGTTTTTATGGGTGCCAAGAATTACAATCAGGCGATCGCATTGCTTTAGGTAGTGATGGCCCACAATTTATTTTTGAGTATGACTTAATACCTCAACCGACAATGATGACGAAACAAAACGCATCATTGCCTTCAGCCGCTAACTACCAGAATCACACCCAAATCAAGCAGCCTGATTCAGTTAGCTTTACACAACTTTTTCCGATTATTTCTACTGGTAAGGATTTAACAAGTAAAGCTTACCTTGTCCCAGGAATACTCACAGTAGTTTTTGTTGTGCTAATGTTTGCGACTGTTGGTAGACCCCAGGCTAACCAAGTCATTGTCGCCAGTTATATTGCCTTTGTTGTTTACTACTTTGTTTATCAATTGTGTGGTAAGCAAAAGCCTTGGTGGGTACTGGTTGGTACAGCGCTGACAACAGCATTAATTTTACTGAGTCCTGTCTTAGAATTATTTATCTTTGTGTTTCGCGGTATTCTGCCAGGTAATTTACCTTCACCCCAAGATTCTACTACATTGACTGAGTTGCTAGTACGAATGTTCTTTGGTGCAGGGTTGATGGAAGAATTACTTAAGGCCTTACCTGTACTGGGAGCTTTTGTGATTGGCAGACAATTGCCTTCACCTTGGCGAGAACGCATAGGTGTGTGGGAACCTCTAGATGGCATTCTCCTAGGAACAGCTTCAGCTTTGGGGTTTACTCTGTTAGAAACTCTCGGACAGTATGTACCAGATATCACACAAAATGTTAGTCAACAGGTAGGTATTGGTGCGGCTGGCCAATTAGCCGGCTTACAATTGCTGATTCCTCGCGTTTTAGGCTCTGTTGCTGGTCACATGGCTTATAGTGGCTACCTGGGATATTTTATCGGTTTGGCTGTTCTCAAACCGAGTCAGAGTTGGCAAATTCTCTCGATTGGTTATCTAAGTGCATCCGCACTCCACGCTTTATGGAACGCAACAGGTTCTATTAATGCTTTGTTGTTAGTAATTGTTGGGGTTTTATCTTACGCTGTTTTGATGGCGGCAATTTTAAAGGCAAGGGCATTGTCACCAACGCGATCGCAAAATTTCGCTACTCGCTTTCTCGGCCCCAAATAAATATCAGATAAAATTATCAACTAAAGGGTAGAAGTAGCAAATTTACTTTCTGCCCACCTTTTCCTGTGATTCTGACACTAGGTTTTTGAACTCAAAGATTGTTTCTATCTCAAGATAGATTGCTTCGCTATAAAAATTGCTTTAACTTAAAAATACTCTAAGTATCTTCTATCTAAAGAAAGATATACCCATCTAAGGATAGATTAGGATAAAGACTAATCATTTATTGATATCAGCAATACAAATGCTACCTGAGAGAAAATCCAGTGGCTCTGGCGATTTCATCTCAGCCCATAATTTAGACAGTCAAAGCAAATTTATATTTAAGCTTCATTTTCCAATTTGTCTAGCTGTCTGAGAGCATAATAGGCGATCGCCACACTAACTTTAGCTTGCTCCATTTCTGATAAAGTCGCCCAATCCCGATTTTGAATTTTATTCATAACTGATGCTAGGTTTTGCTGTTCACTGCTACGCATCGCATAGGCATAAGGACGAGCGAAAACTGCTAGATCGTCTGTTTCCCATGTAGGCAATACTGTTTGAACGCACTGCACTAACTGTTCGTTGATTGATTGCTGCACGGCTGCTACTTCTGTAGCTTTCTGAGCGATCGCCTTTAGCCACCCTTTTGGTACTCCAGTCGCAAAAGTATGTAAAGTTTCACAAAGACTGTCTAAAATGCTGGCATTTGTATTACAGTTGTAATCACCACAATTTGCCGCTTGAGACCATAAATTATCTAAATTTCCGTAAAAAGATTGCGCTCTAGTATTGAGTTCTTCCTCCAAAACATCCTGCATAGCAAACTGCTTTTCTAATTCATCAAAATATGTCTCTGCTTGATCATCAGCAGGATTCCAAGGATAAGCTGCATCTTCGGGTTGGAGCAGTAGTTCGAGGAACTCTAATTCCACTTGAGTTACCGAGGATGAGAGATTGTGGGAATTGTTGATTTTTTTAATCATTTTTCGACTCCTGATGAATTATTTCGCAGTACTGACTGCTACAAGTTGTAAATTACAATTTCCGCAAAAATTAAACTGATTTTATTTAGCAATTGAATCAGAAAAATTATGTCAGAGCCAGCATAAGGCAGGAAGTATACAATTCACTGCAATTTTTATCCTGAAAGAATGCTTAATTTTCAATAACAAACTCCCAAGTTTCATTGCTAGAATTCCCAAACTTTAACTTGCTACCAGATTGTAAAGGTACTTCCTCCCGAAGGATTTGTTGCCAACCATTAGAGCTTAAACACCAAGTTGTGCCGTAAGTTGAGAGATCTTGTAAATAATAAGTTTGTACTGGAGTAGTGCCAGCAAAAGTATTTCGGCATAAAATTTCGGCATGACGCTTAGAAACTGATGGTTCGGGAATTACAATATCATTGTCTTGAGTACGACCAATGCGCGTTACACCTGCTCGCAAAAAGCAAGTTCTACCTCCTGGGGCGAGCGATCGCAAACAAGCTTTAGAAGTAGCAATATTTATATTGACAATTGAAATATCTGGTAACTCTGTAATTCCCTCATCAATGCTTTTAACAAGTTCGCCATTGAAATCTGGATGTAAATACAGAACTGGTAAAGTCCAAGCTGGTTGGTTGAACTTATACAGTGTTAACATTTCTTGTCGTGCTTCCGCCACAGCTTCATCAATTGGCTTGCGCGATCGCAAAGCTGCCGCAAAAGCTTTAATAAAACTGTGACTTTCATGGTCAGCAATTACATCTCGCATTCCCAAAACTGCTGGTACACCATGACGAATTAGTACTTCCGCTAAACTACTGGCGGGAATTGCTTGGTGATTAACTGCTGCTGGTTGCGCTCCCCAACAAGCGTTAAAAACAGCTAATTTTAGTCCACTCCGAGTTAATACTTGCGCTAATTCTATGCCATTGAGTGTCTTGCTAGGACGTAAAAACAACAGTCCTCCATCTGGGCCAGGCAATCCATGACCAGCGTAAAAAAAGACATTGTAAGCCTTAGTTTCTAATTCTTGAATCAACTCTTGTGGCGTTGGTTGAATCAGCGTTTTCACCATACAAGGAGCAAATACTGAGTAATTATGGTTTATTTGCGGTTTATTCTCCAGAATTTGTTGCAAAATAATTGCTTCTTGTTCGAGTTGCAAGTTTTCATCATGACCTAAAACCAGCAAGATATTAATAGCCTGATCCGTGCGTAAGAATGGCAACGGTTCAACTTCACTTGTAGTGCGGCTAAATAGCAAATCTTGGGCGAGAGAAATTGCTGATTGTCCGGGTTGACGCTGCATAATTTCCCAAGGCAAGGCGATCAAATCTGGATCACGAATTTCTAGTTGAAAGCGCAAACGTGTATTCTGTCCCATCGCCATTCCACAACTGCGTTCGAGACTGTTGAGAATTGGCCCATCAAACACCCAACGCCACAAATATAGCCCTAAGTATTGCATTAGACGACCACCGTAACCAGGCATGTGGCCCGAATTTGTCGAACCTAAGTTAAACGACAGAGGGTTTGCAGGTTGCGCTGCTGTGTTGGCTGTAACATTTAAACCGCTGTGTCCAGCAAACATTTGCTGCCACTCTTGCCAAATTTGATTTAGTTCTGAAGGCCATACACAGTCACGCAGAACATAGCCACTAGGATAGGGGGCTTTGACCACCCAAATGGCAAAGCTATCTGTGCCAGTATTGATGAGACGGGCGATCGCTAAGTTCAGGGATGGCATGGGTTCTTTAAATTAAAAGGTAGAAACCAAGGACTTGCGATAACAATTTTCCATGAGGAAAACTTTTTGCCTGGAAGTTTTAAATCTGGTTATTAAATGTATTATTCCAGGCTTCTACAAGTTTATCGAGTATTGGTCGCATTTTCACTGATATTATTTTCCTGGACTTTAGCGAGACGCAGGAGTTTCACTATCTGGGGGTTGGGATAAATTATCACAACTGCTAGTGTCGGTTGATTTTAATACCGTGATGCCTGGACGTTGGAGTTGAGCTAAGGTGACACGCAGTGGTTTGTCAGGTTGAGGAGATACAGTATTTTCAGAAGGGCAAAGCCGCAATTTAATCACAGATTCCTGAGCATTGGGTGTATCTCCCGGTTCGACTTCAACCACTTGGAGAAAACTACCAGCTTCTAACTTCTGATCATCCAAAGTAATTGCTTGGCTATTAGTAATTACCCAACCCGATGCAAGGTTATCGAGCGATCGCGCATTTGTGGCAGCAGGAGTTGGCTGTAAAGTAGGGCTAGAATCTGTCGTTAATAACGGTGATGACATAAACAGTCCACGCACCAGCAGCCCTAAAGAACCTGCGGCGATCGCAATAATCATTGGCACAATTAAATGGAGTGGTAGTTGCTGAAAAGAACTAGGCTTATTTTTAGGAATTAAAGTTTTTTGCTCTGAAATGTCTTCTAGTAAGGTAGGTTGCAGCGGCTTAGGTGTAACTTTGGCGGTTGTGATGGTAGGAGGCTGAACAATAACTGCTTTGAGAGTTAGCTCTGGCTCAACATACTGAACTTGATAATGAACTAAAGCGATCGTCACATTATCATGGCCATTTTTGGTGTTAGCAATTTCCAGTAATTTGTCAGCCACCGTTACTAAATCTGTTTCTTCGGTCAAAATTGGTAAAATTTCTGTTTCCCAATATTCTTCCACACGGTCAAAATCACTTAAACCATCAGATGTCAACAGAAAAACAGCATCCTCATCTAGAATAAACCTCTGTGCTGTTGGATGTAACGCTGCACTGGAACTCATTCCTAATGCTTGAACCAAAGAACCAGATCCACTCTGTTGCACAGCCTCACGATAAATGGCATATCCCAAACGTACTTCCCTAGAAGCAACATCATCATCAAGGGTGACTTGGTAGCAAGCATCCCGTGTAATCCAATAAGCGCGACTATCCCCAACATGGGTAATGTACATTTCATGGGCCACTGGCAATGCCATTACCAAGGTTGTACCCATACGTTTTCTACCCTGACGATTTTCACTGTCATTGCGTTGGCTGATTTTATCATTGGCAACTGCCACAGCTTGCTCTAGGTCTGCCAGCAACAGTGATGGTTCTATATGGTTAGAAGGAACTTTGGTGAGTTGTTGTACTTGCTGTTGAATTGTTTCAATTGCTAAATTAGATGCGACATTACCGCCTTCGTGTCCACCAATTCCGTCACAGACAATAGCCAAGGCTGTAGCTTGTGGAGGTTTACTCAACAGTGTGCCACTGGGTGGGTAACAGGCATCTTCGTTGCGTTGTCGTTTAGGTCCTGTATCAGTTTTAGTGATAATCTTAATTTTTGGCGATTGCAATTCCCCTAATTCTGCTAATCCGCGGTCTAAAGCTGAGATTAGTACTTCAGGTGAATTGATTTCTCCTTGAATCAGATAACTGCTCACTTGGTTAACAAATTCTGCGATCGCTGGTTTGGTATCTGGCAATAACTGCTGCCAAAAATCGCCTAAATGTGATAACTTTGGTGCTGTTGAGGTATCAGAACGTAATTCTAATAAGCGGACTAAAGACCCTTCTACTCTTAATATGTGCGTATCAATTAAGCTAGAAGCAACACCTTCACTGACCAAGGGTTGCCACAGATGAGCTAATTGCCATAGCCAGTTCATTTGACGCATGGATGTAGCTGTGCGCCAAGCAGTAGTTAACTGGGGACATAACCTTAATTGTGAGTCTGTTGTTGGTTCTGTTAATAACGGCGGTTTTTCTAAAAGTAAAATTTCTTTGTGAGAGCGTCCATCCTTTAGAGACAGCACACCATACACCTGCGGTATATGCAAGCTGTAGGGGATTAGTCTTAAATAAGCTCTGATAGTTTGTACTTTTTCTGTTTCTAATCCTTGAGGGAGTAATCCAGGCTTAGTATCTAAAACCACAGATTTATTTAGGACTAAATAGCGATCGGCTAATATTTCTCCAGGACTACCCACATTTAGAACATCACCCACAACCCAGAGATATCGTTTGGGTAAGGGTGTAGAACATCGTTGGCAAAACTTATGAGTCAGGGGATTAGCCGCCTGACAAAGTTCATTTGGGCAGTAGAGGGTTGCCGCATCATTTTCCATAGTGTTCGCACTGATTAGCGATTGGCAATTTCTTCAAAAGCATAGGCAGTGAGCAGTAACTAGGCTGCTCTTAATTTCTGCAAACAGACGCATCCAACTGGGGATCATGATTCTAGCTGGGAAATACCAGTCAATGCTAATACTTGGTTTAGGAAATTTATGCAAATATCACACTCCTTGGCCAATTCTACAGCCTCATCATAACTTTTATTGTTCTACGACTTTCCGTTGCCATAACAACTAACTTTAAACCCTGTCAACAAAGCTTAACCTTAACTTATGTGTAATTGGTTGCTGTCAGTCAATTAGAGCATTAGAAAGCGACACATAATACAGATATTTCTTTAGTTTATAGATCAATATAGTTTAGTTAGAGTGAAAAACATCCAACTTTACGCATTGAACTGAGTTATAAACCTCAATTTAAACCAAGCTGACGTGCTTTACTGAACTATATTGGGTGAGCAGTTACAAAGTTTAAATTAAATTTATTTAAGAATTAAAAAGTTAGTTATCAAAATAGCTAACTTGCAGTTATCACTCTGCTAGAGCAAGGATCAAATCTCTAGGGGTTGTAAATTTTTGTTCACTGAGATCAATAAGCAAGTTCTTGTAGCTGGCTTGTAAAGGCCAAAAATTATGCTTCCTTCTAAAAATATGCAAGAGAAGCTGAGATCAAGCATTTGAGCCAAATTATTAGATAGAAGGTATTTATTTTATATCAGGCAATATATTTCAATATTACTAAAACGTGAAAATATTAATTTTTTGCTTGGTTCTCGCCAAATAATTGACTGAATAATATATGTAGTAATCAAAACTGCGTCAGATCTTAGACAGAAAAAAAGTAATATCACTTACCATACTTCAAAATAGCAGGGACAACCTCATTTCTCTAAATAGTTAGGAGTGATGTATATTATCACTCCTAACTCATCACTATTGAATAAACAGACCAATGCACAGACAAAAGTTGAGTTTACAACTTCTGTTTAGACTGCTGAGTTATGGGGAGTACCCGCAATTTCTGATTTGTACTTCTGTGCTTCCTGTACATTTTGCTACTACTTCTCATCTAAGGCAACTTGTGGAACTCCCATACTGTAGTTGGTAACACGAGCAGACAGATTGTAGCTGATTTCGCCTTTTTGCAGGAGCGATCGCAAATAATGCTCCAAATCTGAACCAATGCGACGTAAATTGTAGTCTGTCAGGTCTGCACCACTAGAAGATTCGACCAATTCGTCAAACTTACGATAAATCTTCTGTAGAGCATCTTCATTCCAATTAAATTCGTTGTCTGGGTCAACATCCAACGTTAAAACTTGATTACTGGGAACTAATTCGCCATCCCGGTCAATTTCTGCCGCAAAAATGCGGATATGCCGGGTTGTGGACTTGAGCAGCATTGGATTGTCCATAGAATGGTGTAAGGTTTAAGTTGATTACACTGAAATTATTGTAGACGGTTGCCCAGTCCTTAAATCTGCTCTATCCATAAGCTTTCATTAATTAGTCAGTCGTTAATTATTATTCTCCTTCTGCACCTGCCTCTTTCTAAATTAAATTTGGCTGAAACTCTTTGGTGTAAACGCAGGGAATACTCCAAAACTTGTTTTTGTGCAGATTAATAATTTAACCGATCTACCGATCTACATATATTGCTTCAAATGTTTATTTTTTATTTTTATACCTAAATTTTTACTTGATTATTTGACTGCTGGAGGTTAACCCCAGCAGTTTCCGTTTGTTCAATACACAAAATTGAGACTTCTTAATGCAGATAAATTCTCTGTTTTGTACTTAATCTTAAGCTGTAAAGTGCTGTATATTTTTCTACTAAAAAGCAATTTTTACTCTTAATATATTTATACATCAAAGTCTCCTGAAGTTGTTGATGAAAAAAACTAACATCAAGTGTTTTTACGTAATTATGGTGAAGCTTCCTCTACGTTTAATTAAATTGCAAAAAGACAGCAGATTTACTTACGTATAATTACTAAAAACTCAGTAACAACTCGAACTGTTATTGACGTTAAGATAAAGTTGATGTAAAAACCTTTAAAAAGGTAGAACAACTTCTTACAGAAACTTTATTGTATGGAATCTTAAAAAATGAATAATAGTGATGGCTTACCTAAACTACTTCTGTCAGAAGAAGATCACAACTTAAGCCGTGAAAGACTAGCTAAAAAAACACAGGAGATAGAAATGAAATCCATAACGGGATAAATTGAAAAAATTCTTAATTGCAGCACTATGGATTCAAAAAAAATATAAAGGATGTTCGTTAAAGATTATTGTCCCTACCCAGATGACCACCAAGTAAAGAAATCTACAAAACTATGAACTCGAAAGCATTACCACGCCAAATAAATAATATTGAAGTAGGTGTTTATGAGTGCGAAATACATCTCAAATTTAGATTGATTGAGGAAAAGAGCCTCTTGGGCGATCGGGAACAATTGTTGCAGGTACTACTAGACGCTTTGACTGAAGGGTCTGATGACTTTTTAGAGACGTTACAAGCTTCTGTTAAGGCTCAGGAGGTCTCGGAATTTAAAGCCTCACCGCAAATGCGTCGCCAACTAATGCGGTTACGCAATGCTGTTGATACTACTCAATAGTAGGCATAGCAACGGTAATTTTTGAAGTTTGCTCATTACCTATGCTATGCCATAGCATTATTAAGCTGTTTTCTTAACCTCACTACGAAGCTGCGAGCTTAAATTTATGTTGCTCTGGTAAAAACTTCATCAATTATCTCTGTTAGCTTTGCTCCTTATGCACCAAGGGTATATTTTGGTAGCTAACCAAATACATTGATGTTTTTGTTTTCACAGCAGGTTACAGTTTATAAAGTTTTATCTACCAGTATGATTTTTCTAACCAGGGTGTTGCTTTGTGAGGAAAAAGCATTGAACATTGATCATTTTTGTTAATTACTGGAATAATTCAAATATCTGGCAAATATTTATTGATAGCTAATGTATTTGAGCAATTTTAGTTTGAACCATAACCGAAATTCTGAGTTTTAATGATCTAGCAAAAGAATTTTTGATACAGCATCGGAAGTAGTTAGGTCAGTGTCTGCCAACAATCAATAAAAAAGCTAGGCGTTAGAAGCTTAGAGTTTAGTATTTTTACTCAGCATCTGTAATTTGGTATTCTATGCTTTCAAGTCAGCCCTTTGCTTATAATCAGTGTTTATGGTGGCATCGCGCTTAAGCTTGGTTTTATTGCGCTTTCTAGCTTCCTAATAAAAATCCTCTTAACTAGAACAGGGCAAAAAACCCAAACTATGTAAAGATAGTTAAATACGTATAATCCATCTACCACAGTAACAGTGAAATGGGCAGCCGTTTAAGGGTATTTCTGACTCCAAAACAAGACAAAACTCTTTTCAACTTGAGAACGGCAGATGTACCACAGAAAATAAAAGACAGAGCAGAAGCCATAAGATTGAGCGCACACGGTTGGTACGTAGAGAACATACCATCTCATTTTGGTTGGACGGCGCAAACGGTTAGAGAAGTGTTGCATAGATGAGAGAAGTTAGGTTTAGAGGGACTGTGGGAAAAACCAGGGCGGGGAGGAAAATCAAGGTAGGTGGAAGCTGACATGGTTTTTTGGAAGAATGTTTAGAGCAAGAACCACGTACATATAACAGCCTTCAATTAGCCCAAAAATTAGAAAAAGAACGCTCAGTAAAATTGAGTCCTGACTGCTTAAGGCAGGTACTAAAAAAAAGGGGTCATCTGGAAGCGAACGAGAAAGAGCCACCAAG
This window of the Nostoc sp. HK-01 genome carries:
- a CDS encoding NADH dehydrogenase I subunit M; its protein translation is MLLKSTTRHIRIFAAEIDRDGELVPSNQVLTLDVDPDNEFNWNEDALQKIYRKFDELVESSSGADLTDYNLRRIGSDLEHYLRSLLQKGEISYNLSARVTNYSMGVPQVALDEK